One Ignavibacteriales bacterium genomic region harbors:
- a CDS encoding SPOR domain-containing protein has protein sequence MKIYFIQSLLIISACYFIAGCSTSQQNSEDEKQIYIFDEVPEEKTIEVPKTGEYPTLKEAYYVVQIGAFTTEDNALDFAQLSRNKTNYKYSVVYGESTKLYLVQVVPFFKSRSEAEEVRNNLWKLQEFVDAWIITVNK, from the coding sequence ATGAAAATATATTTTATCCAGTCATTACTAATAATTTCAGCTTGTTATTTTATTGCAGGATGTTCAACTTCACAACAAAATTCTGAGGACGAAAAGCAAATTTATATTTTTGATGAAGTTCCCGAAGAAAAAACAATTGAAGTTCCTAAGACAGGGGAGTATCCAACTCTAAAAGAAGCCTATTATGTTGTTCAAATTGGAGCGTTTACAACTGAAGATAACGCTTTAGATTTTGCTCAATTGAGTAGAAATAAGACAAATTATAAGTATAGTGTTGTTTACGGTGAGAGTACTAAACTGTATTTAGTTCAAGTTGTTCCTTTTTTCAAATCAAGATCAGAAGCAGAAGAAGTACGAAATAACTTGTGGAAACTGCAAGAATTTGTTGATGCTTGGATTATAACGGTTAATAAATAG
- a CDS encoding segregation/condensation protein A encodes MYKIKLDQFEGPLDLLLFFIKRDELNIYDIPISRITGEFLEYVNLIKLMDLEVAGDFILMASTLMHIKVRMLLPREVDERGEEIDPRADLIKALLEYKKYKEVAEDLTYFESSQRKISFRGDFSEDSMEAPPEFEILLKNISVFDLAKAFKKAIEGIKPQVVHEIRKINVSIDEQIKYILSRVLEKGEIHFLSLIHGMQEKIRIVITFVALLELTKMEQIGIKESPEFNDFVIYGISNG; translated from the coding sequence ATGTATAAAATAAAATTAGATCAGTTTGAAGGTCCGCTGGATTTACTTCTCTTTTTTATAAAGAGAGACGAGCTGAATATTTATGATATTCCTATTTCAAGAATAACTGGAGAGTTTTTAGAATACGTAAATCTTATTAAGTTAATGGATCTTGAAGTTGCTGGTGATTTTATTTTGATGGCTTCTACACTGATGCACATAAAAGTTAGAATGCTTTTACCACGTGAAGTTGATGAGCGTGGTGAAGAAATAGATCCTCGTGCTGATTTGATCAAGGCACTGTTGGAATATAAAAAGTACAAAGAAGTGGCAGAAGATCTTACATATTTTGAATCGAGCCAAAGAAAAATAAGTTTTAGAGGAGATTTTTCTGAAGATTCTATGGAAGCTCCACCTGAGTTTGAAATACTCTTAAAAAATATTTCGGTATTCGATTTGGCAAAAGCTTTTAAAAAAGCTATTGAAGGAATCAAACCTCAAGTTGTTCACGAAATAAGAAAGATAAATGTCTCTATAGACGAGCAAATAAAATATATATTAAGCCGTGTTCTTGAAAAAGGTGAAATACATTTTCTAAGTTTAATTCATGGTATGCAGGAAAAAATAAGAATCGTTATAACTTTTGTTGCATTACTTGAATTAACCAAAATGGAGCAAATAGGGATTAAAGAATCACCTGAATTTAATGATTTTGTAATTTATGGTATTTCAAATGGATAA
- the ggt gene encoding gamma-glutamyltransferase, with amino-acid sequence MQTFSKIILVLFVNILLSSSLFSESKDPVRGKNGMVVSASELATKVGVEILQKGGNAIDAAVAVGFALAVTYPSAGNIGGGGFMVIHLNDGKNTAIDYREKAPSGANEFIFQDSLGNFLPDKSQFGVTSSGVPGSVAGLIYALEKYGSLTLAEVIQPAIDLARNGFELEYRLAKSIEYELEYFNQYESSKKIFSKDGNAFVEGDLFFQNDLSNTLERIKKNGTSGFYSGKTAELIISQIKQLEGVITLDDLNNYKPIERNPILTDYKGYKIITMGPPSGGGVTLIQMLNILENYSFEKVEWGSSEYFHKLIEVMKFSFADRSKHVGDPDFYNVPINWLVSKKYAKYISDKIKIYAIPSSEILPGDENSYSESEETTHYSIVDKFGNAVSTTTTINSSFGSKIVVEGAGFLLNNEMDDFSSKLGEPNQFGLIGSEANKIEPNKRMLSSMSPTIILKDDKPFMVVGSPGGSTISTVVLQVILNVLDFGMDIQQAIDMPRIHHQWLPDVINYERFGLSLDVIQSLKNKGHIVGENRTLGRCEGIVIDYENKVFYGATDPRGYGAAIGY; translated from the coding sequence ATGCAAACATTTTCTAAAATTATTCTTGTATTATTTGTAAATATACTTCTTTCTTCAAGTTTATTTTCTGAATCAAAAGATCCTGTTCGTGGAAAAAATGGAATGGTTGTCTCAGCAAGTGAATTAGCCACTAAAGTTGGTGTGGAAATTTTGCAGAAAGGCGGTAATGCGATTGATGCTGCAGTCGCAGTTGGGTTTGCACTTGCAGTTACCTATCCATCTGCAGGAAATATTGGCGGCGGTGGATTTATGGTTATACATTTAAATGATGGAAAAAACACAGCGATAGATTACCGAGAAAAAGCTCCGTCGGGTGCAAATGAATTTATTTTTCAAGATTCTTTAGGAAATTTCTTGCCTGATAAAAGTCAATTTGGTGTAACTTCATCCGGTGTGCCTGGAAGTGTTGCAGGTTTAATATATGCTCTTGAAAAATATGGGTCGTTAACATTGGCTGAAGTTATTCAGCCTGCAATTGACTTAGCAAGAAATGGATTTGAGCTGGAGTATAGACTTGCAAAATCTATAGAGTATGAACTTGAATATTTTAATCAATACGAATCATCAAAAAAAATATTTAGTAAAGATGGAAATGCATTTGTTGAGGGAGATTTATTTTTTCAAAATGACTTATCTAACACTTTAGAAAGGATTAAAAAAAACGGTACTTCAGGATTTTATTCCGGTAAAACTGCTGAATTAATAATAAGTCAAATAAAACAACTTGAGGGAGTTATAACACTTGATGATTTAAATAATTATAAGCCTATTGAACGAAACCCGATTTTAACTGATTACAAAGGTTATAAAATAATCACAATGGGCCCACCTAGCGGCGGTGGTGTTACTCTTATTCAAATGCTTAATATTTTGGAAAACTATTCATTTGAAAAAGTTGAATGGGGTAGTAGCGAATATTTTCATAAACTTATTGAAGTGATGAAGTTTTCTTTTGCAGACCGTTCCAAACATGTTGGTGATCCTGACTTTTATAATGTGCCAATAAATTGGTTGGTATCTAAAAAATACGCAAAATATATTAGTGATAAGATAAAAATTTATGCCATCCCATCGTCAGAGATTTTACCAGGTGATGAAAATTCTTATTCAGAAAGTGAAGAGACCACTCACTACTCTATAGTTGATAAGTTTGGAAACGCTGTTAGTACAACAACAACAATTAATTCTTCTTTCGGCTCTAAAATCGTTGTTGAAGGTGCGGGATTCTTGTTGAATAACGAAATGGATGATTTTAGTTCAAAATTAGGCGAACCAAATCAGTTTGGATTGATTGGAAGTGAAGCAAACAAAATCGAGCCAAATAAAAGAATGCTCAGTTCAATGTCTCCAACAATAATATTGAAAGATGATAAACCATTTATGGTAGTTGGATCGCCCGGCGGTTCAACAATATCAACAGTTGTACTTCAAGTTATTCTTAACGTTTTAGATTTTGGAATGGATATTCAGCAAGCTATTGATATGCCTCGCATTCATCATCAATGGCTGCCGGATGTAATTAATTATGAAAGATTTGGTTTAAGTTTAGATGTGATTCAATCACTAAAAAACAAGGGACATATTGTTGGTGAAAATAGAACTCTTGGCAGATGTGAAGGAATTGTAATCGATTATGAAAATAAAGTGTTTTATGGTGCTACCGATCCACGTGGTTATGGGGCAGCAATTGGTTATTAA
- the acpS gene encoding holo-ACP synthase produces MVIGIGIDIIEIERIKSSIDRFGESFLNKIYTQNELDYCLAKYNKYQHLAARFAAKEAIYKALATGWEKAATWKSMEITNEPNGLPVVKFFGKLKEFFSDDKDIKISLSHSDNYVTCVAIVFNKK; encoded by the coding sequence ATGGTAATCGGAATTGGAATTGACATAATCGAAATTGAAAGAATCAAAAGTAGCATTGACCGCTTCGGTGAATCATTCCTAAACAAAATTTATACACAGAATGAGTTGGATTATTGTCTTGCAAAGTATAATAAGTATCAACATCTTGCAGCAAGATTTGCGGCTAAAGAAGCTATTTATAAGGCGCTTGCTACGGGTTGGGAAAAGGCAGCAACCTGGAAAAGTATGGAAATAACTAATGAACCAAACGGTTTACCCGTTGTTAAATTTTTTGGTAAGTTAAAAGAGTTTTTTTCTGATGATAAAGATATAAAGATATCACTGAGCCACTCTGATAATTATGTAACTTGTGTAGCAATAGTTTTTAACAAAAAATAA
- a CDS encoding HlyC/CorC family transporter has protein sequence MDLDWSIKLVLIFFLLLSSAFFSGSEVALFSLDRKQLESGLDKSGFIYRYLTNLINFPRRLLVTILIGNTLVNVAVSIVAVSLAMDVAAYFNMSMDIILVIQIVVITILILLFGELFPKVIASKNPFAFAKFIAVPLNLCSIMIYPIAESITEIIKISSSKLSFDKSKSALTKEELIDLANIGKEKGTIEDDEHSLISSLVSFAGLSVNEVMTPRVDIKAVSVDDDYDKIVTVITKSGHSRIPVYMDSIDEIVGVIFAKDLLLFIKSPELVKNFSLKSLIKKPLFIPETKLINELLKEFQEKKVHLAIVVDEYGGTAGLITLEDIIEEVVGDIWDEFDKEENHLIKIDDNRFMALGKTKLEEINETLGVNILVKDDDYDTLGGFILSKAGSIPKDNFTFIDYGIKFVVNEVQNKRIKKVILEKLNTAADN, from the coding sequence TTGGATCTTGATTGGAGTATTAAACTTGTTTTGATTTTTTTTCTACTTCTGAGCTCGGCTTTTTTTTCCGGCTCAGAAGTAGCCTTATTTTCATTGGATAGAAAGCAGCTTGAATCTGGTTTGGATAAATCAGGTTTCATCTATCGCTACTTAACAAATCTTATAAATTTTCCCCGAAGACTTCTTGTTACAATTCTGATTGGTAATACACTAGTTAACGTTGCGGTTTCAATTGTTGCTGTTTCTTTAGCTATGGATGTTGCTGCTTATTTTAATATGTCCATGGATATTATTTTAGTAATACAGATAGTTGTAATTACAATTTTGATATTACTATTTGGTGAATTGTTCCCAAAAGTCATTGCTTCAAAAAATCCTTTTGCATTTGCAAAATTTATTGCCGTTCCATTAAATCTTTGCAGTATCATGATCTATCCTATTGCAGAATCAATAACTGAAATAATAAAAATCTCTTCATCCAAACTCAGCTTTGATAAAAGTAAATCTGCTTTAACAAAAGAAGAGTTGATCGATCTTGCCAATATCGGAAAAGAAAAGGGCACTATTGAAGATGATGAACATTCACTAATAAGCAGTTTGGTTTCATTTGCGGGACTAAGCGTTAATGAAGTTATGACTCCCAGGGTTGATATTAAAGCTGTTTCAGTTGATGATGATTATGATAAAATTGTAACCGTAATTACCAAATCCGGACACAGCAGGATACCGGTTTATATGGATAGTATTGATGAGATTGTTGGAGTTATTTTTGCAAAAGATTTGCTTCTATTTATAAAATCACCTGAGTTAGTTAAAAACTTCTCGCTGAAATCGTTGATAAAAAAACCCTTGTTCATTCCCGAAACCAAATTAATTAATGAGTTGCTAAAAGAATTTCAAGAAAAGAAAGTACATCTTGCCATTGTTGTAGATGAGTACGGTGGAACTGCCGGATTGATTACATTAGAAGATATTATTGAAGAAGTTGTTGGTGATATTTGGGATGAGTTTGATAAAGAAGAAAATCATCTCATAAAAATTGATGACAATAGATTTATGGCACTCGGTAAAACAAAACTTGAAGAAATAAATGAAACACTTGGTGTTAATATTTTAGTTAAAGACGATGATTATGATACACTTGGTGGGTTTATTCTTAGCAAAGCGGGCAGTATCCCTAAAGACAATTTTACATTTATTGATTATGGAATAAAGTTCGTTGTTAATGAAGTTCAAAACAAAAGAATAAAAAAAGTTATACTAGAAAAATTAAATACTGCCGCAGATAATTAG
- the ssb gene encoding single-stranded DNA-binding protein yields the protein MAFSLNKIMLIGNLGRDVETRFTTGNVSISNFSMATTNGYKGKDGNWVNETTWHNITVFNMSDYMKENLKKGRKVYVEGRLTKRDYTDKEGIKRYSTDVISEKIIPLDSSSDGSNYSENNASDQGAVNEMPPIESNDDLPF from the coding sequence ATGGCTTTTTCATTAAATAAAATTATGCTTATTGGTAACCTTGGGCGTGATGTTGAAACCCGTTTTACTACTGGTAATGTTTCTATCTCTAATTTTTCTATGGCTACTACAAATGGATATAAAGGAAAAGATGGGAACTGGGTTAATGAAACAACCTGGCATAACATAACGGTTTTTAATATGTCGGATTATATGAAAGAAAACTTAAAAAAAGGTCGTAAGGTATACGTTGAGGGAAGATTGACCAAACGTGATTACACTGATAAAGAGGGCATCAAACGTTACTCAACAGATGTGATTTCAGAAAAAATAATTCCTTTAGATAGTTCCAGTGACGGCAGCAATTATTCGGAAAATAATGCTTCTGATCAAGGTGCAGTAAATGAAATGCCTCCAATTGAATCAAATGATGATCTTCCGTTTTAA
- the trpS gene encoding tryptophan--tRNA ligase: MAKKRILSGMRPTGKLHIGHYVGALENWVKLQDEYQNFHLIADYHVLTTNLDTNDIYQNSIDMLIDWLACGLDPTKSPMFRQSQIKQHAELHLIFSMLITTNRLERNPTVKDQIRDLKIENVIYGHLGYPVLQTADILLYKGNAVPVGEDQVPHIEISREIARRFNNQYGEVFPEPEPLLTKFSRLAGLDGNAKMSKSLKNTILLSDDVETVKQRMKKASIDPNKLKKETPGNPDVCTVFSYHKKFNAENINEIESDCRNGAIGCFDCKMKCAAKISNFLEPIIEKRQYYESRIDKVKDILQDGELKGRKVAEETMNEVHLNMKLG; encoded by the coding sequence ATGGCTAAAAAACGAATTCTAAGTGGAATGCGACCAACAGGTAAATTACACATCGGTCATTATGTTGGTGCATTAGAAAATTGGGTTAAGCTTCAAGATGAATATCAAAATTTTCACCTTATCGCAGATTATCATGTTCTAACTACAAATTTAGATACAAATGATATTTATCAGAATTCGATTGATATGTTAATTGATTGGTTAGCTTGTGGTTTAGATCCAACAAAAAGCCCGATGTTTCGACAATCACAAATTAAACAACATGCCGAATTACATTTGATTTTTAGTATGTTGATAACAACTAACAGACTTGAGCGCAATCCGACTGTAAAAGATCAGATTAGAGATTTGAAGATTGAGAATGTAATTTACGGTCATTTAGGATATCCCGTTTTACAAACTGCAGATATTTTATTGTATAAAGGAAACGCTGTACCGGTTGGTGAGGATCAAGTTCCGCATATTGAAATATCAAGAGAAATTGCTCGAAGATTTAATAATCAGTATGGCGAAGTATTTCCAGAGCCCGAACCGTTATTGACAAAATTTTCTCGATTAGCCGGTCTAGATGGAAATGCAAAAATGAGTAAATCTTTAAAGAATACTATTCTTCTTTCTGATGATGTTGAAACAGTTAAACAAAGAATGAAGAAAGCATCAATTGATCCTAACAAGCTAAAAAAGGAAACACCTGGAAATCCAGATGTTTGTACTGTATTCTCTTATCATAAAAAATTTAACGCAGAAAATATAAATGAGATTGAATCAGATTGTAGAAATGGTGCAATTGGTTGTTTTGATTGCAAGATGAAATGTGCTGCAAAGATTTCTAATTTTCTTGAACCTATTATTGAAAAAAGACAGTATTATGAAAGTAGGATTGATAAAGTAAAAGATATTCTTCAAGATGGTGAATTGAAGGGAAGAAAAGTTGCCGAGGAAACGATGAATGAAGTGCATTTAAATATGAAGTTAGGCTAA
- a CDS encoding HNH endonuclease has translation MPTNGKLNSKVLVLNQSYEPLSVCNIRKAVVLIYLGKAETVLNDERKSLHSVDKNYPWPSVIRISKFIKLPYKKVVLTRKNILRRDAYKCAYCGRADIALTVDHVFPRGRGGDESWENLITACTHCNNRKGDRTPEEANMKMLFRPFKPSHILFIKNVVGRLDERWKPYLYLS, from the coding sequence ATACCCACAAATGGAAAACTCAATTCTAAAGTTCTGGTTTTAAATCAAAGCTACGAGCCACTATCTGTCTGCAATATTCGAAAAGCCGTTGTACTTATTTATTTAGGCAAAGCAGAAACTGTTTTAAATGATGAAAGAAAATCTTTACACTCAGTTGATAAAAATTATCCCTGGCCGAGTGTTATCCGTATTAGCAAATTCATTAAACTGCCTTATAAAAAAGTTGTATTAACAAGAAAAAATATTCTCAGAAGAGATGCTTATAAATGCGCTTATTGCGGCAGAGCAGATATTGCGCTTACCGTAGATCACGTTTTTCCAAGAGGCCGGGGCGGAGATGAATCATGGGAAAATCTTATCACAGCCTGTACTCATTGTAATAATCGTAAAGGCGATAGAACACCTGAAGAGGCAAATATGAAAATGTTATTTAGACCTTTTAAACCAAGCCATATTTTATTCATTAAAAATGTTGTTGGCAGGCTTGATGAGCGTTGGAAACCTTATCTTTATCTTTCCTGA
- a CDS encoding MCE family protein, whose protein sequence is MKDERKTEIRVGLTVLAGILVFIWILGWAKNFSLQSNEQLIKVRFTNVSGLEIGDQVTVNGLRKGYVKEMLVEPNNVVVELSVANDIQLKEDASFAISMLDLMGGKKIEVFPGTSSTSFNKNNISIGTFYADIPSVMSLFGSVQDDLVAILKDVKVSLHSLNKYVTDEKMNSDVKTSLSNLSQLTEKLNIMLSENRNDIRSLSKNAMELTETSNKLLSSNKENIDQLFVDLKNVFQKSDTLLTDLNNLTKETTNQQNNVGKLLYDENLINDLKKTLKQVNDLTSILIEQLKNDGINVDANIF, encoded by the coding sequence ATGAAAGATGAAAGAAAAACTGAAATAAGAGTGGGACTTACGGTTCTTGCGGGGATTTTAGTTTTTATTTGGATTTTAGGTTGGGCAAAAAATTTCTCTTTACAATCAAATGAACAGTTAATAAAAGTCAGATTCACCAACGTTTCGGGTCTTGAAATTGGAGATCAAGTAACTGTTAATGGTTTGCGAAAAGGTTATGTTAAAGAAATGTTAGTTGAACCAAATAATGTGGTTGTTGAGCTTTCTGTTGCAAATGATATACAATTAAAAGAGGATGCATCTTTTGCGATATCGATGTTGGATTTAATGGGTGGAAAAAAAATTGAAGTTTTTCCTGGAACTTCATCAACATCTTTTAATAAAAACAATATTAGTATTGGAACTTTTTATGCAGATATTCCTTCAGTTATGTCATTGTTTGGGTCCGTACAGGATGATTTAGTTGCAATCCTAAAAGATGTTAAAGTTTCTCTTCACTCTTTAAACAAATATGTTACTGATGAAAAAATGAATTCGGATGTTAAAACATCATTATCAAATCTGAGCCAGCTAACTGAAAAGTTAAATATAATGCTTTCCGAAAATAGAAATGATATAAGATCATTATCTAAAAACGCTATGGAACTAACTGAAACCAGTAATAAACTTCTTTCAAGTAACAAAGAAAACATAGATCAGCTTTTCGTTGATCTAAAAAATGTTTTTCAAAAAAGTGATACATTACTTACCGATCTGAATAATCTAACAAAAGAAACCACGAATCAACAAAACAATGTTGGAAAACTTTTGTATGATGAGAATTTAATTAATGATCTTAAAAAAACTCTTAAGCAAGTTAATGATCTCACATCCATTCTTATTGAACAGCTTAAAAATGATGGTATAAATGTAGATGCAAACATTTTCTAA